DNA from Nocardioides seonyuensis:
GGGTGAAGGCCGCCAACGCCAAGACCGCCGGCGCGGTTGCCGCGGTCGTCTACAACAACGAGGAGGGGGAGCTCCACGGCACGCTCGGCGGCCCCGGCGACTACGCGCCCGCCACCGGCATCACGCAGGCCGACGGCAAGGCGCTGCTGGCCCGGCTGGGCGAGACCACCACGTTCGAGGCCCAGACCGTGCTCGAGGAGCGCAGCACCTTCAACGTCCTCGCCGAGACCGACAAGGGCCGCGACGACAACGTCGTCATGATGGGCGCCCACCTCGACTCCGTGAACGACGGACCCGGCATCAACGACAACGGCACCGGTTCGGCCGCCCTCCTCGAGACGGCGGTCCAGCTGGCGAAGGCCAACAAGCTCAACAACAAGCTCCGCTTCGCCTGGTGGGGCGCGGAGGAGCACGGCCTGCTCGGCTCGGAGCACTACGTCGCCGACCTGAAGGAGAACGACCCGGCCGCGCTGGAGGACATCGCGACCTACCTCAACTTCGACATGGTGGGCTCGCCCAACCACATCATCGGTGTCTACGACGCCGACCAGTCGACCTACGAGGCCGACGTCGACGTGCCCGAGGGCTCCGCCGAGACCGAGGACGTCCTGACCGACTGGTTCGACAGCCAGGACCAGGCGTGGGTCGACACCCCGTTCAGCGGCCGGTCCGACTACGCCGCCTTCATCGACGCGGGCATCCCGTCCTCGGGCCTGTTCACCGGGGCCGACGACGTCAAGACCGAGGAGCAGGAGGACCTGTTCGGTGGCACCGCCGGGATCATCCTCGACCCGAACTACCACACGCCCGAGGACGACATCTCCAACCTCAACGTCGACGCCCTCGACGTCATGAGCGACGCCATCGCGGCTTCGGCCATCTTGCTGGCGCAGGACACCAGCGACATCAACAACAAGCGCAGCCGGGGCAAGTCCGGGAAGCCGGGTCCCGACGTCGTCGTGATGGAGCACGTGGCGCACCACCTCCGCTGAGTGATTTAGCGCCTCGGCCGCTCGGGCGGTAATCTCTCCCGCGGTGGCGTGTCCGAGCGGCCGAAGGTGCATCACTCGAAATGATGTGTGGGGTCAAACCCACCGTGGGTTCAAATCCCACCGCCACCGCAGATTGGATCGTGGAGCTTCGGTGTCACAACGTGACGCGGAAGCTCCACGATCTGATTTCGGCCCGCCGCCCGCCAGGCGCGTGCTCACCTGATGTCGACGGTCCCGCTGGTGACGACCGCGGCCTGCCGTCGGTCCTCGACGGTGAGGGTCAGCCTCCACTCCCCGGCGTAGGGGAAGGTGAAGGCTCCGTGCCAGTGGCCGGGGGCGGCGCCGCCGAGGGTGATGTCGAGGGGTCCGATGCCCTCCTCGGGGAGCGTCGCCGTGAGCCGGACCTGCCTGGCGTCGAGAGGTCCTCCCTCGGAGTCCACGAGCTCCACCGCGAGGCGGCTCCCTGCGACGGTCGCGGGGTCGACCTCCAGCTGCGCGGATGCTCCGGCGGCGAGGTCCATGTCGACGCTGACGGGTCCCGTGGCGGTGCTCTCAGCCGGGGCCGGGTCCGTGGTGGCCGGCGGGGTCACCGTGGCCAGGACAGCGGTGAGAGCAAGCACGAGCACGGTCGTCACCACTTCGACGCGGACCGAGCCTCGGACTTGGTCTGCACCTTGACGAGCTCGTCGCCTCGACACGGCAGCCACGGCGACGGCCGTCCCGACCACGAGGATCTTGACGGCCAGGAGTCGCCCGTAGTCGGAGCGCCACAACGAGTCGAGGGCGTCGAGTCGGTACAGGGAGTTCACGGTGCCCGTGGCGACGAGGAGGAGGACGGAGAGCAGCGCGACCCTCGAGAACGCCCGGATCGCGTGGGTGTCTGGCTTCTCGCCACGTCCGCTGGCGGCAGCGGTGAGGGCGACCAGGCCACCGACCCAGATGCCGGCGGCGAGCACGTGCGCGGCGTCGACGGCACGTTCGGTGACAGCACCCGAGGCTGCGGCATGGGCGGTGCCGGAGAAGGTGATGGCGACGCCCGCCACACCTGTGACCGCGATCCACCGGTTCACCTTGTTCTCGAGTGCTCCCCGTGGCCAGAGGATGGCACCCATGGCGAGGAGGATGAAGAGACGCACCTGGGTCCACGCCCCGAAGGACGAGTGCGTGGTCTCGGACAGCAGCGCCCGGTCGAACAGGTCAGAGAGCGGTCGTGCCGTCACGTATGGGCCCTGGAAGAGCAGTGCCAGCACGGCCGCCGTTGCGGCGAGGACCAGGCCGGTGCGGAGCAGCACGTGGGTGCGCGGGTGTCGCCGGGCGGGTCGCCAGCAGCACAGCGCGAAGACAACTGCCCCCGTGACGAGGACGAAGCCGAGGTAGCCGACGAACCGTGCTGCGACGACCTGCACGGGGGCGTCCACCGCTGGTCCCTGTTCCGCCTCGACGGGGTTGACCGTGACGCCCTCCCCGACACCGAAGGAGAACGCTCCGGTGACGGGGTGACTGTCGCCTGAGACGACACGCCAACTGACGACGTACGCACCGTCGGGAAGATCCCGGGGCATCGCCCACCGGACGGTGCTTCCGTCTGTCACAGGAGCTGGTGTGGGTACGGCGTCCCCGCCGGCGCCGAGCAACCGGATGCCGTCGTCGAGCAGTGCCACGGACTCGGTGAACTCCAGCACCACCTCCCCAGGTGCGTCGGCCAGCTGGGCACCGTTGAGGGGGTTGGTCGAGACGAGCTCGGCGTGCGCAGTCGCCGGGCCGGCAGCGACCACCTGCGCGAGGGTGAGCACAGCCAGAGCCGCGAGCAGGGCCGCGACGCGACGGAGCAAGGTCATGGGAGAGCGGTCACGCCCGACGCCTCAGCGCAACGAACAGGGCACCCATCGCGGCCAGCAGGGCCAGCCCCGACAGCACGACCGGCACGACCGTCGAACCGTCACCGTCGTCCTCGGACGCCGTGGCGCCAGCAGCCTCGGCCTCGGTCGCGGCCTCGGCGTCGGCGGCTTCCGGGGCGGTGATCGTCAGGACCGGTGCCGGGTGCTCGGGCTCGGACTGCTCGTCGACGGCGACCTCGTTCCACTTCACGACCTCACCCGAGGAGTAGGTCTGGATGGCGGTGAACACCATCTCGCCGGACTCAGGCAGCTGGCCCATGCTCACGTCGAAGTCCTCGAACTGGTTCGGCGCGATGCCCTCACCCGTCGCGGTCCACGTCACCTCGGACACGACCGAGTCGACCTCCTCGCCGAACATGTCGATGGGCTCGTCGAGGGTCCGGTTCTTCGTCGTGACCTTCCAGCCGGGCACCGGCCGGGTCCGCACCGAACCGATCGGCTGGTCCTCCGGCAGCAGCACCTGGACCTTGGTGGTGCTCGCGTCGTCACGCTCGGTCGGCACCCGGAACGACACGACCGAGAACCCGCCGCCCTCGACCTCGCCCGGCTGCACCGTGACGTGCGCCCAAGCCGTCGACGGGAGCACCATCGCACCGAGCGCAAGCCCTGCCAGGAGCGTCCGCTGGGCTCGGCGGAACCCACGGTTCGAAGCGCCGGTCATCGGCCTGGGTGCACTCTGCATCGTGGATCCGTTCAGTCGTGGTCGGGTCGCCTTCTGGGACATCGGGGGACTGCCTCTACGGCGCGGGGAACAGCCGACTGTTGCGGGAGTCGAGGGCGGTGCCGGAGGTGTCGACGAAGGACGCCGTGACCGCATACTTGCCCGGGCGCCCCATCGGCATGCGCACATTGACGCGTCCCTCGGCGGATCGGCGTAGCTCCACGACGTCGCTCCCCCGGCGCGTGCCCGTCCACCTGACCCGCACGAACCCGGTCGGGGGCGCTCCACCCACCTGGTCGACGCGGACACGGAGGAGACCGGGCCGGACCTGCTTCACCGCCACCTCGGTGGGGGCGGCGACACGGACCGTCGGGGCGGATGCGAGGACGGTCTGCCTGCGGCACACGTCCGTCGACTGCACCGCCGCCACCTGGGTCACGGTGTGCCCGATGTCACGGACGCCCACCTCGTACGTGTCACCGCCGCCGCGCGGGATGCCGTCGCGCTGCCACTCGATCCGCAACGCGCTGGCAGGGACCGACCCCCACCCCGTCGGCTGGGTCGTGATGTCGCGGTGGGTCGTCCCGTCGAGGACCGTGCCCGGCGTGACGACCTTGCCCTCCGCGAGCGGCGGAAGGGTGAACGAGGGCCACAGCTCCAACGTGTGGGGAGGGCAGGACGCGGGCATCGGGTCGCCGGACGCGGAGGCGAACCACCCGGTGCCCGCGGTGGCCACGAGGGCCACGGCTCCGGTGAGCATCGAGACTCGCAGCATCGTCTGCCGCCGCACAGGCGAGCTGATTGACCGAGACATGTAGCCCTCCGGGATAGGGGTCACCGGCGAGGTCCCCGCCGCGGTCGACAGCGTAGAGCCGCACGGACCGGGCACCCACGACTGCACACACTCTGGGCCCATGCGGGACACTCGGGGGGTGAGCCGGCGCCCATCGATCCTGCAGGAGATGGGTGCGCTCCTCCTCACCGTCGTGCTCGTCGGTATCGCCGCCGGACTGGGCTGGTGGCAGCTCGGGGCCTGGCAGGCCCGCCGTGCCGCCGAGGCGCGCGACCTGACCCAGAACCCGCCGGTCGCGATGACCGACGTGCTCGGTCCCGACGATCCCTTCCCGGCGCCGGACGTGGGCCGGCCCGTGACCGTCGAGGGGACCTGGCTGCCCGAGGGCAGGTTCTGGGTCTCGGATCGGCAGCACGACGGCCGCGACGGCTACTGGGCCGTCACCCCGCTGCGGCTGGGCGAGGCTGGCACCCCCGCAGTCCTGGTCGTCCAGGGATGGGCGGAGTCGCCGCAGGGCCCTGCCCCCACCGGCACGGCCGAGGTGACCGGCTGGCTGCAACCTCCTGAGGGCGGCACGGTGACCGACGACGATGCCAGCGACGACATCTTCCCGGAGATCCGCGTCGCCGACGCCGTCCAGCGTGTCGACACCGACCTCTACAGCGCCTACGTCGTGGCCGACCCCGCGCGCAGCGCCGACGTCACCGGAGACCTCGCGCCCGCCGACCTTGCCTCACTGCCCGAGGTGGGTCGCTTCACGGCGCTGAAGAACCTGCTCTACGCCATCGAGTGGTGGGTGTTCGGAGCGTTCGCGGCCTTCGTGTGGTGGCGGTGGCGGCAGGACGCCCGTGACGAGGAGGCGTCGTACGCCGCTTAGTGCCCGACGGATAGGTTGGCGCCCGTGCGCAAGAACCTCACCGCCTACCGCGTCATGGCCTTCGTGGTGGGCGTGCTCCTGGTCATCCTCTTCTTCGTCGGCGTCCCGCTCGGCAGCTTCGACGGCACCGAGATGTGGTGCCTGGAGGAGGGCCGGTGCGCCTTCGACAGCACTCCCACCTGGTTCCTGCCCGGATCGGACGTCCAGCACTTCGGCGAGCTGCTCACGGAGTACCTCGGGGTCGCCCACGGCTGGCTCTACATGCTGTTCCTGATCAGCGCGTTCCTGCTCTCACGCAGGGCCGGCTGGGACCTGCCCTTCACCCTGGTCACCCTGGTGTGCGGCACGGTCCCCGTCCTCTCGTTCTGGGCCGAGCACCGGGCCACCCGACGCGTGCGCGCCGACCACCCGGACCTCGTCTGACAAAGCACTGGCCCGACGGATCACTCCGTCGGGCCAGTGCGTGGACGACGCATGGGTCAGGACTTGTCCGACCCCTCGGGGACGTCGTCCACGTCGATGACCTCGGCCGGGCGGTCGGGAGTCGTCGAGCCATGCGGCTCCTCGACCGAGTCGCTGATCGCCTCGCCGGGCGCACCGCCGCCGACGTCGTCGCTCGTGCGTGTCGCCCCGAGCGGGTCCGCCGTGGCGGCCATCGCGGCGGTGCCCGTGGGGGTCGCGGTGGAACCGGCGCCCGACGCGGGGGTCCGCGCCGGCGCGGGCGCCGACGGCTGGTAGGACGACTGCCAGTTGGAGCTGTCGGACTGCTTGCCCTTGAGCTTGGTGAAGAGGAAGCCGCCCAGGGCAGCCAGTCCCCCGATGAGCAGGAGCTTCTTGAGCTTGCTCCCCTTGGGCTCGGGCTTGCCGGTGAGCTCGGCGGCCTTGGCCGCAGCCAGGTCGCGACCCATCGCTGCGCGCTCGGCTGCGATCTGCGCGCCGGCGTGGGCCTTCTCGGCCGCCAGGGCGGCGCCGATCGTGGCCGTCTCGGTGGCGCGCGCCTTGCCCTCGGCGATCAGCGGTCGGGCGCGGTCACGAGCGTCGTGGAGGGCCGGCCCTGCCTTCTCCCTCGCCTGGACGAGAGCCGCCTCGAGCTGCGGGATGACCGTGTCCGAGACCTGGTCGACGTAGTCGTGCGCGCGGTCGATCAGGGTCTTCCTTCTGCCGAAGTGCATGCGTGACCTCCTAGTCAGGTGTGTCTCCATCACACCACGTCGCACAAGGCGGCCACCAGACCCGTCCCGGGGCCGTGGCAGGATCGAGTCCGACACCAGAACCTCCGACGAAAGAGGCATACCCATGGCGGACCCGCAGGCGACCCTCAAGACCAACCGTGGCGACATCGTGCTGAACCTGTTCCCCAACCACGCGCCTGAGACGGTCGACAACTTCACCGGCCTCGCCGAGGGCACCAAGGACTACAACGACGACGCCGGCCGCAGCGGCGAGAAGTTCTACGACGGCCTCGGCTTCCACCGCGTGATCGACGGCTTCATGATCCAGGGTGGCTGCCCGCTGGGCACCGGCACCGGCGGCCCGGGCTACACGTTCAAGGACGAGATCCACCCCGAGCTCGTCTTCGACAAGCCCTACCTCCTCGCGATGGCCAACGCCGGTCCCGGCACCAACGGCTCGCAGTTCTTCATCACCGTGACCCCGACGCCCCACCTCAACCGCAAGCACACGATCTTCGGCGAGGTGGCCGACCAGGCCAGCCGCGACGTCGTCGACGCGATCGCCACGACCCGCACCGGTCCGATGGACCGCCCCGCCGAGCCCGTCGTGATCGAGTCGGTCGAGATCACCCGCTGACTTGAGCGACCACCCAGGGTCCGTCCCCGGCGGGGCGCCGGTCTGCTACCGGCACCCCGACCGGGAGACATGGATCCGCTGCCAGCGCTGCGACCGCCCGATCTGCCCCGACTGCATGCGCGATGCCGCGGTCGGCTTCCAGTGCCCCGACTGCGTCAAGCAGGGCGCCAAGGAGACGCGCCAGGGCCTTTCGCTGTACGGCGGCCGGCGCAGCGCCGACCCCCGCCTGACCTCGTTCGTGCTGATCGGCATCAACGCCGCCATCTGGATGGCGATCATGGCCACCGGTGGCAACAACTCCCGGCTGGTCGACCTGCTCGCCTTCATGCCGCGCGGAAGGTGCAACGCCCCCGAGGCGGGGATGTACTTCCCGGACATCCGCACCGAGGCGGTCTGCGACACCGCCGGCACCTGGATCCCGGGCATCGTCGACGGCGCCTGGTGGAAGCTCCTGAGCCCGGTCTTCACCCACGTCGAGATCTGGCACATCGCCACCAACATGCTCGCGCTGTTCGTCCTGGGGCCGATCGTGGAGGCCGCCTTCGGCCGCACCCGCTTCCTGGCGATCTACCTCGCAGGCGGGCTGGGCGGCTCCGTGTGCGCCCTGTGGCTCGCCTCTCCCGGCTCCAGCGGGGTCGGAGCCTCCGGTGCACTCTTCGGACTCCTGGGCGCACTCGTCGTGATGTCGGTCAAGGGGCACGTCGACCGCCAGTGGGTGACGCAGAACCTCGTGCTCGGTGTCGTGATCACCGTGGTGGGGTGGCGCTTCATCTCGTGGCAGGGACACCTCGGCGGCCTTCTCGCCGGCCTCGCCACCGCCGGCCTGGTCGTCTTCGCGCCGAAGGCCCGTCGCAGCGCGGTCCAGTGGGCCGGCATCGCTGCCGTGCTCGTCGTACTCCTCGCGCTCGCGCTGGTGCGTGTGGCCGCGCTCGCCTGAAAGTTCTCCCCAGCTGTGCAAAAGCTGTGGATAACTACACCGTTGTAACTCCCTCGGGAGTCACTCCCACTTGGTGGCGAAGCTGAAGCCCACCGCCATGAACGCGATGCCGACCACGAGGTTCCACTGGCCGAGGTCGTTGAAGACGGGGATGTCGCTGAGGTCGTCGGCGAAGACGTAGAACGTGCAGATCCACAGCAGGCCGATGAGGAAGCTGCCGAGCATCCCGACGACCACACCGCGGCCGCGGCCCAGCGGCGTCGAGCGGTGCGCGGAGACCATCAGGCCGAGCAGCAGCAGGCCGAAGCCGATGACGTAGTTCCAGCGCTCGAGGTCGGCGATCGCCTTGGGGGACCCCTCGGCGGGCGGGAGGACCGTCGGGTCCGGCCGGACCGCGACGTAGTACCACGTCATCCAGGCGATGCCTGCGATGATCAGGACCAGGGCGACCAGGAACCTCACGCTCCACAACCGGACGCGCGGCTCCTGGATCTGGGCCGACTCGGACTTGGTCACAGCTGCTCCTGATTGATCTGGACTGCGTTCGACGAGCGGGCGAGGCGCCCACCGAGGGGTTAGCGTAGTCGTCGTGTCCCCCGGTCCCCGCGAGCGCCCCGACCGTCACCCCGCGTGGCGGTTCGCCACGCCGAGCGTGCTGCTCCTCAGCGGCCTGCTCTTCGGGGTGAGCGCGCAGACGAGCGACGGCACCGACCTGCGTTCCGGCCGCTTCACCGACATGGCCTCGGTCGTGGAGGCAGAGAGCCGCACCACGACCGAGCTCACCGAGCGTGTCGCCCGGCTCAACACCGAGATCGAGGAGCTCAGCGCCGAGATC
Protein-coding regions in this window:
- a CDS encoding M20/M25/M40 family metallo-hydrolase, whose product is MHSHRKTLAVAAATTTALALLTMPAQGAPNPNNPEKMAKAVEVADVMDHLEAFQDIADSHDGNRGAGTSGYDASGAYVEDTLRAAGYDTQRQWFDFTYFEVVSSSLTVGGSPIDENVMSYSPSTPVGGVTGPLAAPAVATGCAAGDWAGFPAGSVALISRGACAFGVKAANAKTAGAVAAVVYNNEEGELHGTLGGPGDYAPATGITQADGKALLARLGETTTFEAQTVLEERSTFNVLAETDKGRDDNVVMMGAHLDSVNDGPGINDNGTGSAALLETAVQLAKANKLNNKLRFAWWGAEEHGLLGSEHYVADLKENDPAALEDIATYLNFDMVGSPNHIIGVYDADQSTYEADVDVPEGSAETEDVLTDWFDSQDQAWVDTPFSGRSDYAAFIDAGIPSSGLFTGADDVKTEEQEDLFGGTAGIILDPNYHTPEDDISNLNVDALDVMSDAIAASAILLAQDTSDINNKRSRGKSGKPGPDVVVMEHVAHHLR
- a CDS encoding FixH family protein, translated to MTLLRRVAALLAALAVLTLAQVVAAGPATAHAELVSTNPLNGAQLADAPGEVVLEFTESVALLDDGIRLLGAGGDAVPTPAPVTDGSTVRWAMPRDLPDGAYVVSWRVVSGDSHPVTGAFSFGVGEGVTVNPVEAEQGPAVDAPVQVVAARFVGYLGFVLVTGAVVFALCCWRPARRHPRTHVLLRTGLVLAATAAVLALLFQGPYVTARPLSDLFDRALLSETTHSSFGAWTQVRLFILLAMGAILWPRGALENKVNRWIAVTGVAGVAITFSGTAHAAASGAVTERAVDAAHVLAAGIWVGGLVALTAAASGRGEKPDTHAIRAFSRVALLSVLLLVATGTVNSLYRLDALDSLWRSDYGRLLAVKILVVGTAVAVAAVSRRRARQGADQVRGSVRVEVVTTVLVLALTAVLATVTPPATTDPAPAESTATGPVSVDMDLAAGASAQLEVDPATVAGSRLAVELVDSEGGPLDARQVRLTATLPEEGIGPLDITLGGAAPGHWHGAFTFPYAGEWRLTLTVEDRRQAAVVTSGTVDIR
- a CDS encoding YcnI family protein, which encodes MTGASNRGFRRAQRTLLAGLALGAMVLPSTAWAHVTVQPGEVEGGGFSVVSFRVPTERDDASTTKVQVLLPEDQPIGSVRTRPVPGWKVTTKNRTLDEPIDMFGEEVDSVVSEVTWTATGEGIAPNQFEDFDVSMGQLPESGEMVFTAIQTYSSGEVVKWNEVAVDEQSEPEHPAPVLTITAPEAADAEAATEAEAAGATASEDDGDGSTVVPVVLSGLALLAAMGALFVALRRRA
- a CDS encoding SURF1 family protein yields the protein MSRRPSILQEMGALLLTVVLVGIAAGLGWWQLGAWQARRAAEARDLTQNPPVAMTDVLGPDDPFPAPDVGRPVTVEGTWLPEGRFWVSDRQHDGRDGYWAVTPLRLGEAGTPAVLVVQGWAESPQGPAPTGTAEVTGWLQPPEGGTVTDDDASDDIFPEIRVADAVQRVDTDLYSAYVVADPARSADVTGDLAPADLASLPEVGRFTALKNLLYAIEWWVFGAFAAFVWWRWRQDARDEEASYAA
- a CDS encoding DUF3817 domain-containing protein, with amino-acid sequence MRKNLTAYRVMAFVVGVLLVILFFVGVPLGSFDGTEMWCLEEGRCAFDSTPTWFLPGSDVQHFGELLTEYLGVAHGWLYMLFLISAFLLSRRAGWDLPFTLVTLVCGTVPVLSFWAEHRATRRVRADHPDLV
- a CDS encoding peptidylprolyl isomerase, whose translation is MADPQATLKTNRGDIVLNLFPNHAPETVDNFTGLAEGTKDYNDDAGRSGEKFYDGLGFHRVIDGFMIQGGCPLGTGTGGPGYTFKDEIHPELVFDKPYLLAMANAGPGTNGSQFFITVTPTPHLNRKHTIFGEVADQASRDVVDAIATTRTGPMDRPAEPVVIESVEITR
- a CDS encoding rhomboid family intramembrane serine protease, whose protein sequence is MSDHPGSVPGGAPVCYRHPDRETWIRCQRCDRPICPDCMRDAAVGFQCPDCVKQGAKETRQGLSLYGGRRSADPRLTSFVLIGINAAIWMAIMATGGNNSRLVDLLAFMPRGRCNAPEAGMYFPDIRTEAVCDTAGTWIPGIVDGAWWKLLSPVFTHVEIWHIATNMLALFVLGPIVEAAFGRTRFLAIYLAGGLGGSVCALWLASPGSSGVGASGALFGLLGALVVMSVKGHVDRQWVTQNLVLGVVITVVGWRFISWQGHLGGLLAGLATAGLVVFAPKARRSAVQWAGIAAVLVVLLALALVRVAALA
- a CDS encoding cell division protein CrgA, with the translated sequence MTKSESAQIQEPRVRLWSVRFLVALVLIIAGIAWMTWYYVAVRPDPTVLPPAEGSPKAIADLERWNYVIGFGLLLLGLMVSAHRSTPLGRGRGVVVGMLGSFLIGLLWICTFYVFADDLSDIPVFNDLGQWNLVVGIAFMAVGFSFATKWE